GGCGGCACCCCCCGCCCCGAAGAGATCGACGGCCTTCCCGCAATGGGGACAGGAAAAACCGCTCATGTTCTCCACCACGCCGAGGATTTTAAGCCCTACCTGGCGGCAGAAGGTGATGGATTTCCGTACGTCGGCCAGCGATATCTCCTGGGGTGTGGTGATGATCAGGGCCTCGGCGTCCGGAATGGTCTGGGCCACGGTGAGGGGTTCATCACCGGTTCCAGGAGGAGAATCCACTATCAGATAGTCCAGATCTCCCCATTCGATATCTGAAATGAACTGGCGGATCGCGCTGATCTTGAGGGGGCCTCGCCAGATCACCGCCGTGTCCTTGTCACCCAGGACCATCTCCAGGGAAACGGCCTTCAGGTATTCGGATAGGACCGCAGGTCTTACGGAGTTGTGTCCCACTACCTGCATGCCGCCTTTCTCTCCCAGGAGTCGAGGAATACTCGGCCCGTGAAGGTCTACGTCCAGCACCCCCACATGCTTTCCATCACGGCTCAGGAGCAAGGAAAGGTAGGCCGCCACCGTACTCTTGCCCACGCCCCCCTTTCCGCTCATTACGAGGATTTTTCGACCGATGCGCGCAAGTCGCCTCTTGATGACCTGCTCCTGCTCTTCTCTTTCAATCTCTGCAGGAGTCTTTTCCTTGATATCAACCAATTTCTCGTTCAATGCAGTGTATCCTTCCACAAATGACCGGTGTTCTAAAGGGATCTTGAAAGGAATCCCGCAGCTCCGTCAACACCCCTTGAGAAACCGAAATCTAAAAACCTTTTGACACACCTGAATATTTTGCCCAATCTCCCGCCTCTGTCACGGCTACGGCGTGACAAGCCCGCCAGACAACGGCGGACAGGCTGCGTCAGACTCAAATTTTAATCCTCGAAATACTCAATATTATGTATTCCTGTGGTTAAAATTTTCGTCTTCCTTGATCTTGAACAAAATTGAACGTTTTTCAAAGGTCTCGGGGATTCCCTCTTTGTCGTCTCTTTTGTTTCGCAGGCTTTGTTAATAATGAAAGGCCCCGTTCTCCACAGTGGGCTTACCTCAACCCTTCTCTTCAACGCACACGGCCATCCCGTCTGCGTGAAACTCAAGGCTTCCAGCAAAACACTTCTTGTCCCGCCACCGGAAGCACGATTCTTTACGAACCGGGACCTTGATAAAAGCCGGGCGCCTTTCCGAGTCCTTACAATTCCAGCCAGGAATCGGAATAGAGGGTGTGACCCAAGATCACCCGGGCGGTCTTTACATAGTCCTGGAGCTCCTTTGAAAGGGACCCCATGTCGATCTCCTCCCCGTCCATGACCTTGTGAATCACCTCAACGATATCCGGCCTGTTTCCCCTGGCGATATCAATCAGTTTGTCGTCATAGGCGTCGGCGATACAGGAATACATACCCTTCCGTTCCAACATGACCATGTAGGTCTGGTTCAGGATAGGCCTCAGGTGATCCGGCGGCCCGTTGGAAACATTGGA
This genomic window from Deltaproteobacteria bacterium contains:
- a CDS encoding Mrp/NBP35 family ATP-binding protein yields the protein MVDIKEKTPAEIEREEQEQVIKRRLARIGRKILVMSGKGGVGKSTVAAYLSLLLSRDGKHVGVLDVDLHGPSIPRLLGEKGGMQVVGHNSVRPAVLSEYLKAVSLEMVLGDKDTAVIWRGPLKISAIRQFISDIEWGDLDYLIVDSPPGTGDEPLTVAQTIPDAEALIITTPQEISLADVRKSITFCRQVGLKILGVVENMSGFSCPHCGKAVDLFGAGGAARMAEDMKVPYLGSIPIDPKMVISGDKGTLLDMVHDKETELNRAYKKILDKITG